One Actinopolymorpha sp. NPDC004070 DNA segment encodes these proteins:
- a CDS encoding alpha-N-arabinofuranosidase: MSLISTIDPAFAVGPVNPWLFGTFVEHLGRCVYTGIYEPTHPTADEDGFRGDVAGLVRELGATVVRYPGGNFVSNYRWEDGVGPRESRPRVLDLAWRSIETNQVGTDDFLAWCARVGMEPMLAVNLGNRGLAEAVDYLEYVNGNPGTRYADQRVSNGHAKPWGVRLWCLGNEMDGPWQIGHKTPVEYARLAREVAHAYKVFDPDLQLVACGSSNPRMPTFGDWERIVLEHCFDDVDLISAHVYYEPVGGDEVSFLAVSADMDRYIRDVVATADHVAAKRHSPKRINVSFDEWNVWFAARHAEKEAEHTEAPEPSEPTEAPALIQDVYTALDAVVVGSLLITLLRHTDRVGVACQAQLVNAIAPILTVPGGAAWRQTIFHPFALTARHARGTVLMLGGEHGQVDTPAYGPVEQVWAVATHDAQSGELAIFATNRSLTDPASWTVRLGAFGELRLVEHLVVGDEDHGASNSEDSPDRVVPQPGVSTVAGDQLTVTLPPASWHCIRLASR, from the coding sequence GTGTCTTTGATCTCCACGATTGATCCAGCTTTTGCTGTCGGACCGGTCAACCCCTGGCTGTTCGGTACGTTCGTAGAGCATCTCGGCCGGTGTGTCTACACCGGCATCTACGAGCCCACGCATCCCACGGCCGACGAGGACGGGTTCCGCGGTGATGTCGCCGGCCTGGTAAGGGAACTCGGCGCGACCGTCGTCCGCTACCCGGGCGGCAACTTCGTGTCCAACTACCGCTGGGAGGACGGCGTCGGGCCGCGCGAGTCGCGACCGCGAGTCCTCGACCTCGCCTGGCGTTCCATCGAGACCAACCAGGTAGGCACCGACGACTTCCTTGCCTGGTGTGCCCGCGTCGGCATGGAACCGATGCTCGCGGTCAACCTCGGCAACCGCGGCCTGGCCGAGGCGGTCGACTATCTCGAGTACGTCAACGGAAACCCCGGCACGCGGTACGCCGACCAGCGCGTGAGCAACGGGCACGCCAAACCGTGGGGCGTACGACTGTGGTGCCTGGGCAACGAGATGGACGGCCCCTGGCAGATCGGTCACAAGACGCCGGTGGAGTACGCCCGGCTCGCACGGGAGGTCGCCCACGCGTACAAGGTCTTCGACCCGGACCTGCAACTGGTCGCCTGTGGCTCCTCCAACCCGCGGATGCCGACCTTCGGCGACTGGGAGCGCATCGTTCTCGAGCACTGCTTCGACGACGTCGACCTGATCTCGGCCCACGTGTACTACGAGCCGGTCGGCGGCGACGAGGTGTCCTTCCTCGCGGTCTCGGCCGACATGGATCGTTACATCCGCGACGTGGTCGCGACCGCGGACCACGTGGCTGCCAAGCGGCACTCGCCGAAGCGGATCAACGTTTCCTTCGACGAGTGGAACGTCTGGTTCGCCGCCCGGCACGCGGAGAAGGAGGCGGAGCACACCGAGGCGCCCGAACCGTCCGAGCCGACAGAGGCGCCCGCGTTGATCCAGGACGTCTACACCGCACTCGACGCGGTGGTGGTCGGATCGTTGCTGATCACCCTGCTCCGTCACACGGATCGGGTCGGCGTGGCCTGCCAGGCGCAACTGGTGAACGCGATCGCGCCGATCCTGACGGTCCCCGGCGGAGCGGCGTGGCGGCAGACGATCTTCCACCCGTTCGCGCTCACGGCCAGGCACGCCCGGGGCACCGTGCTGATGCTCGGCGGTGAGCACGGACAGGTTGATACTCCTGCCTACGGTCCGGTCGAGCAGGTGTGGGCGGTCGCGACGCACGATGCGCAGTCCGGTGAGCTGGCCATTTTCGCCACCAACCGCTCGCTGACCGATCCGGCGTCCTGGACCGTACGGCTGGGAGCGTTCGGCGAACTCCGCCTGGTCGAGCACCTCGTCGTCGGCGACGAGGACCACGGCGCGAGCAATTCCGAGGACAGTCCCGATCGGGTCGTCCCTCAGCCCGGCGTCTCCACCGTCGCCGGTGACCAGTTGACCGTCACGCTGCCGCCGGCGTCGTGGCACTGCATTCGACTCGCCAGCCGCTGA
- a CDS encoding long-chain fatty acid--CoA ligase has translation MLGQMSDHPLTLVHAFNRAERLFAEKTITTLTATGRERQTYGEWARRTRRLGGALDALGLAPGARVGTFAWNSARHLELYFAVPCSGRVLHTLNIRLFPEQVTYVVNHAEDEVVFVDRSLAATLLPLIADAPSVRHVVVMDDGAGEVPADDRIVDYEALIGASPAIDFHIDDENQAAAMCYTSGTTGHPKGVVYSHRSTVLHSLGVMLADTLGVSERDTILPIVPMFHANAWGLPYAAAMAGSALAFPGPQMSPAAIAELIERERVTLAAGVPTIWAGALDELHGRDLSALRAVVCGGSAVPQALSEAYERRLGLPILQAWGMTETSPVASVCTIKSTLADLPADELGRLRASQGMPMPLVEARIVEPGTTHEVAWNGSDHGELEVVGPWIAASYYGAESDHGTSFTGDGWLRTGDVATISPDGYIRLVDRTKDLVKSGGEWISSVELENAIMAHPAVLEAAVIAVPDEWWGERPLACVVRADEHALTADDLRAFLSSRVAHWWIPERVEFIDEVPKTSVGKFSKKTLRERFGAG, from the coding sequence ATGCTGGGGCAGATGTCGGACCACCCGCTGACACTCGTCCACGCGTTCAACCGCGCCGAGCGGCTGTTCGCCGAGAAGACGATCACGACGCTGACAGCGACCGGGCGGGAGCGGCAGACCTACGGCGAGTGGGCGCGACGGACGCGCCGGCTCGGCGGGGCGCTCGACGCGCTCGGCCTCGCGCCCGGCGCGCGCGTCGGCACGTTCGCGTGGAACAGCGCGCGCCACCTGGAGCTGTACTTCGCGGTCCCGTGCAGCGGGCGCGTGCTGCACACACTGAACATCCGCCTGTTCCCCGAGCAGGTGACCTACGTCGTCAACCACGCCGAGGACGAGGTCGTATTCGTCGACCGCTCGCTGGCCGCGACGCTGCTGCCGCTGATCGCGGACGCCCCGTCGGTGCGCCACGTGGTCGTGATGGACGACGGCGCCGGCGAGGTGCCGGCCGACGATCGCATCGTCGACTACGAGGCGCTGATCGGCGCGTCCCCGGCCATCGACTTCCACATCGACGACGAGAACCAGGCCGCGGCCATGTGCTACACGAGTGGGACGACCGGCCACCCCAAGGGAGTCGTCTACTCCCACCGCTCGACGGTGCTGCACTCGCTCGGCGTGATGCTGGCCGACACGCTCGGCGTCAGCGAGCGGGACACGATCCTGCCGATCGTCCCGATGTTCCACGCCAACGCCTGGGGCCTGCCGTACGCGGCCGCGATGGCCGGCAGCGCGCTCGCGTTCCCCGGGCCGCAGATGAGCCCGGCGGCGATCGCCGAGCTGATCGAGCGCGAGCGCGTCACCTTGGCCGCCGGCGTGCCGACGATCTGGGCGGGCGCGCTCGACGAGCTGCACGGCCGCGACCTCTCCGCGCTGCGGGCCGTCGTCTGCGGTGGGTCGGCCGTACCGCAGGCGCTGTCGGAGGCCTACGAGCGGCGGCTCGGCCTGCCGATCCTGCAGGCGTGGGGCATGACCGAGACGAGCCCCGTCGCCTCCGTGTGCACGATCAAGAGCACGCTTGCCGACCTGCCCGCGGACGAGCTGGGGCGCCTGCGGGCGAGCCAGGGCATGCCCATGCCGCTGGTGGAGGCGCGCATCGTCGAACCGGGGACGACGCACGAGGTGGCGTGGAACGGCAGCGACCACGGCGAGCTGGAGGTCGTCGGGCCGTGGATCGCGGCCTCCTACTACGGTGCCGAGAGCGACCATGGAACCTCGTTCACCGGGGACGGCTGGCTGCGGACCGGCGACGTCGCCACGATCTCCCCCGACGGATACATCCGGCTCGTCGACCGCACCAAGGACCTCGTGAAGTCCGGCGGCGAGTGGATCTCCTCCGTCGAGCTGGAGAACGCGATCATGGCCCACCCCGCGGTGCTGGAGGCGGCGGTGATCGCGGTGCCCGACGAGTGGTGGGGCGAGCGCCCACTGGCCTGCGTGGTCCGCGCGGACGAGCACGCGCTGACCGCGGACGACCTCCGCGCGTTCCTGTCGTCGCGCGTCGCACACTGGTGGATCCCCGAGCGGGTCGAGTTCATCGACGAGGTCCCCAAGACCTCGGTCGGGAAGTTCTCCAAGAAGACGCTGCGGGAGCGGTTCGGGGCGGGCTGA
- a CDS encoding SRPBCC domain-containing protein, which yields MTDRTQTHATFVIEREYPVGVDRVWAAFADPKIKREWFGSDEFVDVQYSDDFRVGGVATDEGRHGEGGPLSQFRATYTDVTPNERIVYTYDMWLDGAHASTSITTIVFEPTHDGAGPGTRLTFTEQGVHLDGVHGPGPEAAAGRESGTAGLLDALGKLLAGVG from the coding sequence ATGACCGACCGCACCCAGACCCACGCCACGTTCGTGATCGAGCGCGAGTACCCGGTTGGGGTCGACCGCGTGTGGGCCGCCTTCGCCGACCCGAAGATCAAGCGCGAGTGGTTCGGCAGCGACGAGTTCGTCGACGTCCAGTACTCCGACGACTTCCGGGTCGGCGGCGTGGCGACCGACGAGGGCCGGCACGGCGAGGGCGGCCCGCTGTCGCAGTTCCGCGCCACCTACACCGACGTCACACCAAACGAGCGGATCGTCTACACCTACGACATGTGGCTGGACGGGGCGCACGCCTCGACGTCGATCACCACGATCGTGTTCGAGCCCACCCACGACGGCGCCGGCCCGGGGACCCGCCTCACGTTCACCGAGCAGGGCGTCCACCTCGACGGCGTGCACGGTCCCGGACCGGAGGCCGCCGCCGGTCGCGAGTCCGGCACCGCCGGCTTGCTCGACGCGTTGGGAAAGCTGCTCGCCGGCGTCGGCTGA
- a CDS encoding metalloregulator ArsR/SmtB family transcription factor, with protein sequence MPKCSAWDDGGVDLDRMFRALADGTRRAMVARLVHGPASVSQLAEPFGMALPTVVQHLRVLEEARIVSSEKVGRVRTYQLVPDALVPANAWIVAHRRPQERKLDRLGDYLTNQHPTQED encoded by the coding sequence ATGCCTAAGTGTTCGGCCTGGGACGACGGGGGCGTCGACCTCGACCGAATGTTCCGCGCACTGGCGGACGGCACCCGCCGGGCGATGGTCGCGCGGCTGGTCCACGGCCCGGCCTCGGTGAGCCAGCTCGCCGAACCGTTCGGCATGGCGCTGCCCACCGTCGTCCAGCACCTCCGGGTCCTCGAGGAGGCGCGGATCGTGTCGTCGGAGAAGGTCGGCCGGGTGCGCACGTACCAACTCGTGCCCGACGCGCTGGTCCCGGCCAACGCCTGGATCGTGGCCCACCGCCGCCCGCAGGAACGCAAGCTCGACCGCTTGGGCGACTACCTCACCAACCAGCATCCGACACAGGAGGACTGA
- a CDS encoding alcohol dehydrogenase catalytic domain-containing protein, whose product MTTTLPVTAETMQAVVKKGPGPDNVIVTTVPVPQAPTGFARVQIIATGICGTDVHVAHDEYGYEAPVVMGHEILGRVVEVGAVEDGSWVGQRVACETYFSTCERCHMCRAGRRNLCPYRRSLGSFENGGFADYVVMPVINLHALPEWLGEYDGVLSEPLACIAQCLMEPPVVSAGDKVFVTGPGAMGQLAAQVAKAQGGAVTLAGLPKDAERLAVAESLGINTTVGTAEESSFDVVLECSGSAPGAAAAFRAARRGAKYVQIGIFGRDVTLPFDQVLYKELTISSGFASTPPSWNHAITLIERRLVTLAPLVTRQVALADFREALVAAEEGVGLKTVVVPGN is encoded by the coding sequence GTGACAACCACACTGCCGGTCACAGCTGAAACCATGCAGGCGGTCGTGAAGAAGGGCCCCGGGCCCGACAACGTCATCGTGACAACGGTGCCCGTCCCGCAGGCACCGACCGGTTTCGCACGCGTACAGATCATCGCTACCGGAATTTGCGGCACCGACGTGCACGTCGCGCACGACGAGTACGGTTACGAGGCGCCCGTGGTCATGGGCCACGAGATCCTCGGCCGGGTTGTCGAGGTCGGCGCTGTGGAGGACGGGAGCTGGGTCGGGCAGCGTGTAGCCTGCGAGACCTACTTCTCCACCTGTGAACGCTGCCACATGTGCCGAGCCGGCCGCCGCAACCTGTGCCCGTACCGCCGGTCGCTCGGCTCGTTCGAGAACGGCGGATTCGCCGATTACGTGGTGATGCCGGTCATCAACCTGCACGCCCTGCCGGAGTGGCTGGGCGAGTACGACGGGGTTCTCTCAGAGCCGTTGGCCTGCATTGCGCAGTGCCTGATGGAGCCGCCGGTGGTCAGTGCCGGGGACAAGGTCTTCGTCACCGGGCCGGGCGCAATGGGGCAGCTCGCCGCCCAGGTGGCGAAGGCGCAGGGCGGTGCGGTGACCCTCGCTGGTCTGCCGAAAGACGCGGAACGGCTCGCCGTTGCCGAGAGCCTCGGCATCAACACCACCGTCGGAACAGCGGAGGAGAGCTCCTTCGACGTGGTCCTCGAATGCTCGGGGAGCGCCCCGGGCGCGGCAGCCGCCTTCCGTGCCGCCCGCCGAGGCGCCAAGTACGTGCAGATCGGGATCTTCGGACGCGACGTGACCCTCCCGTTCGACCAGGTGCTCTACAAGGAGCTGACCATCAGCAGTGGCTTCGCCTCCACCCCGCCGTCTTGGAACCATGCGATCACGCTGATCGAACGGAGGTTGGTAACGCTCGCTCCGCTGGTGACCAGACAGGTGGCTCTCGCCGACTTCCGGGAAGCTCTTGTCGCCGCGGAGGAAGGGGTGGGGCTGAAGACGGTCGTAGTTCCCGGGAACTGA
- a CDS encoding FAD binding domain-containing protein, with translation MKLRRLSSLADAESGEAGLGNGSLALAGGTEVVPLLRDGLLAADTLVDVRGVLPREITPYDGGVRIGAGTTLTELEHADTAARVPDALREACRLSASPQIRNMGTIAGNLLQATRCWYWRLGHDCWLAGGEKCLARDGRSDEHAVFGNSRCASAHPSDPAAALLALGATVRTSRRDLPIADLYRLPTDDDRTVTALEPGELILEIDVPRPAASTYLKAMDRKRYAFALVGVAAVRSGESDEVGEDVRVALAGVAPVPWLVESHNGDAVGFGDATPLPGSAYKIELAQALIRRAKDAISETV, from the coding sequence ATGAAGCTCCGGCGACTGTCTAGCCTCGCCGACGCCGAGTCCGGCGAGGCCGGGCTCGGCAACGGTTCGTTGGCCCTGGCCGGCGGTACGGAGGTCGTCCCGCTGCTGCGCGACGGACTGCTCGCGGCCGACACCCTCGTCGACGTCCGCGGCGTGCTGCCGCGCGAGATCACGCCGTACGACGGCGGGGTGCGGATCGGTGCGGGTACGACGCTCACGGAGCTGGAACACGCCGACACCGCGGCCCGCGTGCCCGACGCCCTTCGAGAGGCATGCCGGCTGTCGGCGTCGCCGCAGATCCGCAACATGGGCACCATCGCGGGCAACCTGCTGCAGGCCACCCGCTGCTGGTACTGGCGGCTCGGGCACGACTGCTGGCTGGCCGGCGGCGAGAAGTGCCTGGCCCGCGACGGACGCAGCGACGAACACGCGGTGTTCGGCAACAGCCGCTGCGCCTCGGCGCACCCGTCCGACCCGGCCGCGGCGCTGCTCGCGCTGGGAGCGACGGTGCGTACGTCACGGCGGGACCTGCCGATCGCCGACCTGTACCGCCTGCCCACCGACGACGACCGGACCGTCACCGCGCTGGAACCCGGCGAGCTGATCCTGGAGATCGACGTACCTCGGCCCGCTGCCAGCACCTACCTGAAGGCGATGGACCGCAAGCGGTACGCGTTCGCCCTGGTTGGTGTCGCGGCGGTCCGCTCCGGTGAGTCCGATGAGGTCGGTGAGGATGTGCGGGTCGCGCTCGCCGGGGTCGCCCCGGTGCCGTGGCTGGTCGAGTCACACAACGGCGATGCGGTCGGCTTCGGCGACGCCACGCCGCTGCCGGGTTCGGCGTACAAGATCGAGCTGGCCCAGGCGCTGATCCGCCGCGCCAAGGACGCCATCTCCGAGACGGTGTGA
- a CDS encoding (2Fe-2S)-binding protein produces the protein MTAEVAPHSNGAAPDPNDAPGADAIRLTLNGQRYEVAAPVGRTLAELLRNDLGFTGTKVACGEGHCGACTVQVDGRPTLSCITLAHTVDGAEVTTIEGLRDHAMVDAFVRCDALQCGFCTPGQIVSATALVAGNPQPSREEIRHAMAGNICRCGAYPKIEEAILTWRA, from the coding sequence GTGACGGCCGAGGTCGCGCCGCACTCGAACGGCGCCGCACCGGACCCGAACGACGCTCCGGGCGCCGACGCCATCCGGCTCACCCTCAACGGCCAGCGGTACGAGGTCGCCGCACCGGTCGGGCGTACCCTCGCCGAACTTCTCCGCAACGACCTGGGCTTCACCGGCACCAAGGTCGCGTGCGGAGAAGGACACTGTGGCGCCTGCACGGTGCAGGTCGACGGCAGACCCACGCTGTCCTGCATCACCCTCGCCCACACCGTCGACGGCGCCGAGGTCACCACCATCGAGGGTCTGCGCGACCACGCGATGGTCGATGCGTTCGTCCGCTGCGACGCACTCCAGTGCGGCTTCTGTACGCCCGGACAGATCGTGTCGGCGACCGCCCTCGTCGCCGGCAATCCGCAGCCCAGCCGCGAGGAGATCCGGCACGCGATGGCGGGGAACATCTGCCGATGCGGCGCCTATCCGAAGATCGAGGAGGCGATCCTGACATGGCGCGCCTGA
- a CDS encoding xanthine dehydrogenase family protein molybdopterin-binding subunit, which yields MARLIRTEKEVEGRFETVWLVVDEDSLDQWPSGPLDVVGRPATRKSGHARARGEATYTADVRLPGMLAAAVLRSPYAHARVRHIDLSRALQAPGVRGAIGPGDAPEVQALAGYHGAPVAAIAADSEGQARAALRLIDVDWEVLEPVLDPDEAVRRGQLTSEPRHYERGDFDAALAEAAVVVESEYRTQVVLHNSLETHQSVCTWEGDTLVVHTSTQDIWGVRNGVSQALGMPADKVRVICEYMGGGFGAKNDPGHYTFIAAELARRTGRPVRCALTRREENLAAGNRNATIQRLTIAARRDGTIVALGGEFVAALGWGGWMASTAGPMQGLYACPNVRTVEYAARLNTPPMAAFRAPGFVEGTFGLECLVDELAVKLEMDPLEIRRRNFSPADPATGTAYSSNNLMECYARADKHWARRHDVRARSEGPWRRGVGMASQIWYGGGGPPAYAWVRVGSDARATVVTAMQDIGTGTRTAMSQIAAEELGLPLDSVDLVLGNTDRGPYAVAAAGSSTTPSMGPAIRSAAGDARRQILDIAAQRYDREPDQLTLRGGRIVAADGESWPTEEVLGLLGDAQILGKGARGPNPTGMGVHTFGVQVAEVAVDIETGEVRVERLAAIHDVGRVINPLGASSQLEGGVIQGIGHTLSEERLIDPATGQILTQTLDAYRMPTIADVPEIITELVDVPDPNLTSLGAKGLGEPPIIPVAAAIANAIRDATGADVHELPLDREEMLRALRDAADRQAAKERHEAPATV from the coding sequence ATGGCGCGCCTGATCAGGACCGAGAAGGAAGTCGAAGGCCGCTTCGAGACCGTCTGGCTGGTCGTCGACGAGGACTCCCTCGACCAGTGGCCGTCCGGCCCGCTCGACGTTGTGGGCCGCCCGGCCACCCGCAAGTCCGGCCACGCCCGTGCCCGAGGCGAGGCCACCTACACCGCCGACGTCCGTTTGCCCGGGATGCTGGCCGCCGCCGTCCTGCGGTCGCCGTACGCCCATGCCCGCGTCCGTCACATCGACCTGTCCCGGGCCCTGCAGGCGCCAGGCGTACGCGGCGCGATCGGCCCCGGCGACGCCCCCGAGGTCCAGGCCCTCGCCGGCTACCACGGCGCACCCGTCGCCGCGATCGCCGCCGACAGCGAAGGCCAGGCCCGCGCCGCCCTCAGGCTCATCGACGTCGACTGGGAGGTTCTGGAACCCGTCCTCGACCCCGACGAGGCCGTACGCCGCGGCCAGCTGACCTCCGAGCCCCGACACTACGAGCGCGGCGACTTCGACGCGGCTCTGGCCGAGGCCGCCGTCGTGGTCGAGTCGGAGTACCGCACCCAGGTCGTCCTCCACAACTCCCTCGAGACCCACCAGTCGGTGTGTACGTGGGAAGGCGACACCCTCGTCGTTCACACGTCCACCCAGGACATCTGGGGCGTGCGCAACGGCGTCTCCCAGGCGCTCGGAATGCCGGCGGACAAGGTTCGGGTGATCTGCGAATACATGGGCGGCGGCTTCGGTGCCAAGAACGACCCCGGCCACTACACCTTCATCGCCGCCGAACTCGCCAGGCGCACCGGCCGCCCCGTCCGCTGCGCACTGACCCGCCGCGAGGAGAACCTCGCCGCCGGCAACCGCAACGCCACCATCCAGCGCCTCACCATCGCCGCCCGCCGCGACGGCACGATCGTCGCGCTGGGCGGGGAGTTCGTCGCCGCCCTCGGCTGGGGCGGCTGGATGGCCTCCACCGCCGGACCGATGCAGGGCCTGTACGCCTGCCCGAACGTCCGGACCGTCGAGTACGCCGCCCGACTCAACACCCCGCCGATGGCGGCGTTCCGCGCACCCGGGTTCGTCGAGGGCACCTTCGGCCTGGAGTGCCTGGTCGACGAGCTCGCGGTGAAGCTGGAGATGGACCCGCTCGAGATCCGACGCCGCAACTTCTCCCCGGCCGACCCGGCCACCGGCACCGCGTACTCCTCCAACAACCTCATGGAGTGCTACGCCCGCGCCGACAAGCACTGGGCCCGCCGCCACGACGTCCGCGCCCGCAGTGAAGGGCCCTGGCGGCGAGGCGTCGGCATGGCGTCCCAGATCTGGTACGGCGGCGGCGGACCGCCCGCGTACGCGTGGGTGCGGGTCGGCTCCGACGCCCGCGCCACCGTCGTCACCGCGATGCAGGACATCGGCACCGGCACCCGTACCGCCATGTCCCAGATCGCCGCGGAGGAGCTGGGCCTGCCGCTGGACAGCGTCGACCTCGTCCTCGGCAACACCGACCGCGGGCCGTACGCCGTCGCCGCGGCCGGATCCTCCACCACCCCGTCGATGGGTCCCGCGATCCGCTCCGCCGCCGGCGACGCCCGCCGGCAGATCCTCGACATCGCCGCCCAGCGCTACGACCGCGAGCCCGACCAGCTGACGCTGCGCGGCGGCCGCATCGTGGCCGCCGACGGTGAGTCCTGGCCGACCGAAGAGGTCCTCGGCCTGCTCGGCGACGCCCAGATCCTCGGCAAGGGCGCGCGTGGCCCGAACCCCACCGGCATGGGGGTGCACACCTTCGGCGTCCAGGTCGCCGAGGTCGCGGTGGACATCGAGACCGGTGAGGTACGGGTCGAACGCCTCGCCGCGATCCACGACGTCGGCCGCGTCATCAACCCGCTCGGGGCCTCCAGCCAGCTCGAGGGCGGCGTCATCCAGGGCATCGGGCACACCCTGTCCGAGGAACGCCTGATCGACCCGGCCACCGGGCAGATCCTCACCCAGACGCTGGACGCCTACCGCATGCCCACGATCGCCGACGTCCCCGAGATCATCACCGAGCTCGTCGACGTACCCGACCCCAACCTCACCAGCCTCGGCGCCAAGGGACTCGGCGAACCGCCGATCATCCCGGTCGCCGCCGCGATCGCCAACGCCATCCGCGACGCGACCGGCGCCGACGTCCACGAACTCCCCCTCGACCGCGAGGAGATGCTGCGCGCCCTCCGCGACGCGGCCGACCGACAAGCAGCGAAGGAACGCCATGAAGCTCCGGCGACTGTCTAG
- a CDS encoding phospholipase D family protein: MTDLEWFLTADERGNDATELDRRRGDGTTAWSGGNTVTPLVHGATYFARLVEVVTATEAGDVIMFTDWRGDPDQRLDEQGAEVARVLCEAAGRGVIVKGLIWRSHWDRLAFSADENRYLGEDINAAGGECIRDMRVRPGGSHHQKFVVVRHVRHPERDVAFAGGIDLCHSRRDTSDHHGDPQRQPMSDVYGPRPPWHDIQLEIHGPAVGDLEFSFRERWNDRTPVSLNPAYRVADALRRDDDDDPSTLPAQPSDPSPAGTHLVQVLRTYPARRPRYPFAPDGERSVARGYRKVLARARRLVYVEDQYLWSDEVASCFADALAANPDLLLVAVIPHHPDQDGRVSLPMNLVGRQQALDLLNAAAPGRVGVYGIENHHDTPVYVHAKVCVIDDVWASVGSDNFNRRSWTHDSELSCAVIDQVRDCREPRVLDRYGDGARVFARDLRLELAREHLDRDPGDDADLIDPGSFFAAFAEAAQRLQHWHDGERTGSRPPGRLRPYQLPRLSPATMRWAGLAYRTVADPDGRPRRLRRSHTF; the protein is encoded by the coding sequence GTGACAGACCTGGAGTGGTTTCTCACCGCGGACGAGCGGGGCAACGACGCCACCGAACTCGACCGGCGCCGCGGCGATGGGACGACGGCGTGGTCCGGCGGGAACACGGTCACGCCGCTGGTGCACGGCGCGACCTACTTCGCCCGGCTGGTCGAGGTCGTCACTGCCACCGAGGCCGGGGACGTCATCATGTTCACCGACTGGCGTGGCGACCCCGACCAGCGTCTCGACGAACAGGGCGCCGAGGTGGCGCGCGTGCTGTGTGAGGCCGCCGGCCGCGGTGTGATCGTCAAGGGGCTCATCTGGCGTTCGCACTGGGACCGGTTGGCGTTCAGCGCGGACGAGAACCGGTATCTGGGCGAGGACATCAACGCCGCGGGCGGGGAATGCATCCGCGACATGCGGGTGCGTCCGGGCGGGTCTCACCATCAGAAGTTCGTCGTCGTCCGGCACGTCCGGCACCCCGAGCGGGACGTGGCGTTCGCCGGCGGGATCGACCTGTGCCACAGCCGGCGCGACACCAGCGACCACCATGGCGACCCGCAGCGGCAGCCGATGAGCGATGTGTACGGACCCCGGCCACCGTGGCACGACATCCAACTGGAGATCCACGGGCCGGCGGTAGGGGATCTGGAGTTCAGTTTTCGCGAACGCTGGAACGACCGCACGCCGGTCAGCCTCAACCCCGCCTACCGGGTGGCCGACGCACTGCGGCGCGACGACGATGACGACCCGTCCACCCTTCCTGCGCAGCCGTCCGACCCGTCGCCGGCGGGCACCCATCTGGTGCAGGTGCTGCGCACCTATCCCGCGCGGCGCCCCCGCTACCCGTTCGCTCCGGACGGGGAACGCAGTGTCGCCCGCGGTTATCGGAAGGTCCTCGCCCGTGCGCGCCGGCTCGTCTACGTCGAAGACCAGTACCTGTGGTCGGATGAGGTGGCCTCCTGTTTCGCCGACGCGCTCGCCGCCAACCCCGACCTGTTGCTGGTCGCGGTGATCCCCCACCACCCCGACCAGGACGGCCGGGTGAGCCTTCCGATGAACCTGGTCGGACGCCAGCAGGCGCTCGACCTGCTCAACGCGGCCGCTCCGGGTCGCGTCGGGGTGTACGGGATCGAGAACCACCACGACACCCCGGTGTACGTCCACGCCAAAGTGTGCGTGATCGACGACGTGTGGGCCTCGGTCGGCTCCGACAACTTCAACCGCCGCTCCTGGACCCACGACTCAGAGCTGTCCTGTGCGGTGATCGACCAGGTCCGAGACTGCCGCGAACCGCGCGTACTGGATCGTTACGGTGACGGCGCCCGCGTCTTCGCCCGCGACCTTCGTCTGGAACTCGCCCGCGAACACCTCGACCGCGACCCCGGTGACGATGCCGACCTGATCGATCCCGGGTCGTTCTTCGCCGCCTTCGCCGAAGCGGCGCAGCGACTGCAGCACTGGCACGACGGCGAACGCACCGGCTCGCGGCCACCCGGCCGGCTGCGCCCCTACCAGCTGCCGCGGCTTTCGCCGGCGACCATGAGGTGGGCCGGCCTGGCGTACCGCACTGTCGCCGACCCCGACGGCCGCCCGCGGCGCCTGCGCCGGTCACACACCTTCTGA